Proteins encoded within one genomic window of Candidatus Nezhaarchaeota archaeon:
- a CDS encoding exonuclease SbcCD subunit D, with protein sequence MLIAHLSDNHLGYRQYGLLEREKDLYTCFEEAITKAIEEHVDMVIHSGDLFHSPNPPPQAYKAVLNALKRLKQRGIPFLYIMGQHDRPKVQALAPALIFEDMDLLIHVSEKPYVSGDYSVVGLDYARKQVLKDKLGSLKPPVKKNVLLTHVLLKEISPLGDISIQELPKGFTYYALGDYHIFKTFSVHGSIAAYPGSSEVISLNDLTNMGKGFCFVDLSGDEARVQFQKLESVRPRIVAEVEFNSVKDFVAKLFSQVTSMRLKPLIHLTVRGIGIKRRDLDKVREELSKISLRTFISVEEEGIELPSVTGASFSGIEEIIHALFPSGGDALVELYRAFRLGTLHSELERLLRTGEWMKLLPQQYKAETTPKPLKPTHSPTKSKESTILEWLKHDSGKT encoded by the coding sequence TTGTTAATAGCTCACTTAAGCGATAATCATCTAGGTTATAGGCAATATGGGCTTCTTGAAAGAGAGAAAGATCTGTACACCTGTTTTGAGGAGGCCATAACCAAAGCTATCGAGGAGCACGTTGACATGGTCATTCACTCAGGGGATTTATTTCATTCTCCCAATCCACCACCTCAAGCCTACAAAGCAGTTCTAAATGCCCTGAAGAGGCTTAAGCAACGAGGTATACCCTTCCTCTACATAATGGGTCAACACGATAGACCCAAGGTCCAAGCATTAGCTCCTGCGTTGATCTTTGAAGACATGGACCTCTTGATTCACGTATCAGAAAAGCCCTATGTTTCTGGAGATTATAGCGTTGTTGGATTGGACTATGCGAGAAAACAGGTCTTAAAGGACAAGTTGGGTTCATTGAAGCCACCGGTAAAAAAGAACGTCCTTCTCACCCACGTTCTCCTTAAGGAGATCTCGCCCTTAGGCGACATATCAATACAAGAACTTCCAAAAGGCTTCACGTACTACGCGTTGGGCGATTACCACATATTCAAGACGTTTAGCGTGCATGGCTCAATAGCTGCATACCCGGGATCTAGCGAAGTCATATCGTTAAATGACTTGACCAACATGGGGAAGGGCTTTTGCTTCGTGGATCTCTCTGGCGATGAGGCTAGGGTGCAGTTTCAAAAACTTGAGAGTGTAAGGCCTAGAATTGTTGCTGAAGTCGAGTTCAATAGCGTTAAGGATTTCGTGGCAAAGTTGTTCTCTCAGGTAACCTCAATGAGATTGAAGCCGCTCATTCACCTAACAGTTAGGGGTATTGGCATTAAAAGGAGGGATCTCGACAAGGTGAGGGAGGAGCTGTCGAAGATTAGCTTAAGAACCTTCATATCAGTTGAAGAGGAGGGCATAGAGTTACCCTCAGTAACTGGAGCGTCATTCAGTGGAATTGAGGAAATAATACATGCACTGTTTCCTAGCGGAGGTGACGCGCTCGTAGAGCTTTATAGAGCTTTTAGGCTCGGAACTCTCCACAGTGAGCTTGAAAGGTTGTTAAGGACTGGGGAATGGATGAAGCTCCTTCCTCAACAGTATAAAGCAGAGACGACGCCTAAACCTCTAAAACCTACTCATTCTCCAACTAAGTCCAAGGAATCAACGATCCTGGAGTGGCTTAAACATGATAGTGGAAAAACTTGA
- a CDS encoding SMC family ATPase, whose product MIVEKLELVNFLSHKNSTVTFGKGLTAIVGPNGAGKSSMIEGIIFSLFQDSFRTLRGGTKESLKQIGAKSASVRLTFNVAGRRFRVERVIERGAVDKLYEEDKLIATQASYVDKKVLEVLGIPRKEAYLNTVIVRQGELEKVLESFMTASGREELMRALGFKELEDIAETLKEERNELEKEYMKLSGEAAQLENLRKQLGRAQEELQRLENEKSKILENLKVLERGLFYVERALTEVPDGIEQEFEMATAKYYEAKSELESLTREIKKIEEELNRVGALKKELNTLRSALVLKDGIRNLQDTLERAILTHSRLEELRSAIRKLEEKLVHKLRLLSQKMQCPADVGAVIEAYKKLKVEVEVKERLVSSLRASMEEKRTMLNSLEKSGDACPLCGAKLTSETKLRVQEKIEVELNEVASRLKSLIESLEHEKEKLSTVERLNIAGLMDELTALNEERRRQEEEEKTYLNYLMEANKVLERMLSSEVSDEIALKVRELSELINTPLEAIRLVRRMAEFITKAEGRLEELKRVSVDEENAKVEMQRLISRKEELQELVVYLERRVEELRRKLELRRKLLEESNRIKAQIAEQKGKLLGIEESINGYKKRLEELKELCKKAEEAEHEASKLRDFMNFVDFLRSTVFGKDGLIAKQLRRAYRAKLESEVNNYLSRFGMDFEVEFDEDLKLKIISRGEELSVDSLSGGERAVLALSARLALAKALSSREVELLILDEPTANLDADRKRELVRVLRDLADEVPQVIVVTHDHEVAEAADRIYKVRKDNGVSIVEEY is encoded by the coding sequence ATGATAGTGGAAAAACTTGAACTTGTGAATTTCCTTTCGCATAAGAATTCGACAGTAACGTTTGGTAAAGGGCTAACAGCAATTGTCGGACCCAATGGTGCGGGCAAGTCGTCCATGATAGAAGGCATAATTTTCTCGTTGTTCCAAGATAGCTTTAGGACCCTTAGAGGCGGAACTAAAGAATCCCTTAAGCAGATAGGCGCTAAGTCAGCCTCTGTGAGGTTAACGTTCAACGTTGCCGGAAGGAGGTTTAGAGTTGAGAGGGTCATTGAGAGGGGGGCCGTAGACAAGCTCTACGAAGAGGATAAGCTGATAGCAACTCAGGCATCATACGTCGACAAGAAGGTACTTGAAGTTCTCGGTATTCCACGAAAGGAAGCTTACTTAAACACTGTCATAGTCAGGCAGGGAGAGCTCGAGAAGGTACTTGAAAGCTTCATGACAGCTAGCGGTAGAGAGGAATTAATGAGGGCATTGGGCTTTAAGGAGCTTGAAGACATTGCCGAAACTTTGAAAGAGGAACGTAATGAGCTCGAGAAGGAGTACATGAAGTTATCAGGTGAGGCCGCACAATTAGAGAACTTGAGGAAACAATTAGGGAGAGCTCAAGAAGAGCTACAGAGGCTTGAAAACGAGAAGAGTAAGATCTTAGAGAACTTGAAAGTTCTCGAGAGGGGCCTATTTTATGTGGAGAGGGCACTAACAGAGGTCCCTGATGGCATAGAACAAGAGTTTGAGATGGCAACAGCTAAGTACTACGAAGCGAAGAGCGAGCTTGAGAGCTTAACTAGGGAAATTAAGAAGATTGAAGAGGAACTTAACCGAGTAGGAGCATTGAAGAAGGAGTTGAACACTCTCCGCTCAGCACTAGTGTTAAAGGATGGAATCCGTAATCTACAAGATACGTTGGAAAGAGCAATATTAACTCATTCAAGGCTTGAAGAGCTTAGGTCTGCAATTCGTAAGCTCGAGGAAAAATTGGTGCATAAATTGAGACTTTTGTCCCAAAAAATGCAATGCCCCGCCGACGTGGGAGCAGTGATTGAAGCCTACAAAAAGCTCAAAGTCGAAGTTGAAGTCAAAGAAAGATTGGTAAGTAGCCTAAGGGCAAGCATGGAAGAAAAGAGGACTATGCTCAACAGCCTTGAGAAAAGCGGTGATGCTTGCCCATTATGCGGTGCTAAGTTAACTAGCGAGACTAAGCTTAGAGTTCAAGAGAAAATAGAGGTTGAGCTTAATGAGGTTGCTTCTAGGCTTAAGTCGCTAATTGAATCATTAGAGCATGAAAAGGAGAAGCTGAGTACGGTTGAAAGATTAAACATAGCTGGGTTGATGGACGAGCTTACAGCATTGAATGAGGAAAGAAGGAGACAAGAAGAGGAGGAGAAGACATACCTCAATTACTTAATGGAAGCTAACAAAGTGTTAGAGAGAATGCTAAGTAGTGAGGTGAGCGACGAGATTGCCCTTAAGGTCAGAGAGCTTTCAGAGCTCATTAATACGCCGCTAGAAGCCATAAGGTTAGTACGACGGATGGCCGAGTTCATCACCAAAGCTGAAGGAAGGTTAGAAGAGCTCAAAAGAGTTTCTGTTGATGAAGAGAACGCGAAAGTTGAGATGCAACGCCTCATTAGTCGTAAGGAGGAACTTCAAGAACTGGTCGTCTACTTAGAGAGGAGAGTAGAGGAGCTTAGAAGGAAGCTTGAGCTTAGAAGGAAGCTACTCGAAGAGAGTAACAGGATTAAGGCTCAGATAGCTGAGCAGAAAGGTAAGCTTCTGGGAATCGAAGAAAGCATTAATGGTTACAAGAAGAGACTTGAAGAGCTCAAGGAGCTTTGCAAGAAGGCTGAAGAAGCAGAGCATGAAGCATCAAAGTTGAGGGACTTCATGAACTTTGTAGACTTCTTGAGGAGCACAGTTTTTGGGAAAGATGGGCTCATAGCTAAGCAACTTAGAAGAGCATATAGAGCTAAGCTTGAAAGCGAAGTCAACAACTACTTGTCGAGGTTCGGCATGGACTTTGAGGTGGAGTTTGACGAGGACCTGAAGCTCAAGATAATATCAAGGGGCGAAGAACTGAGCGTGGATAGCTTGAGCGGAGGTGAAAGAGCCGTTCTAGCCCTCTCGGCTCGTTTAGCTTTAGCCAAAGCCCTTAGCAGTAGGGAAGTCGAGCTCCTGATTTTAGACGAGCCTACAGCAAACTTAGATGCTGATAGGAAAAGAGAGCTTGTCAGGGTGCTAAGAGACTTAGCCGATGAAGTCCCTCAAGTTATCGTGGTAACACATGATCATGAAGTAGCTGAAGCAGCTGACCGAATATATAAGGTTAGAAAGGATAATGGAGTATCAATTGTGGAGGAGTACTGA
- a CDS encoding DNA double-strand break repair nuclease NurA — translation MSIWEEDIKEIERAFETFKKIGGKKEISSRALDHWIKVENLSYEGSCEFVGVDGSFLVSPLTFSTFYLARAIAIAPSLGSFKASKSEVLESTNDDQVRQHAEAVMARLEVEVASRALTELTRRGKEFMLLFDGSVSSLILHRAILHRSPISHYSYYIATCISKELSEVAEEGFVVFVAKRSSSSIYDEERLPDMILFSSMPRGYSKPRVVSLSGFYNVPEEELNGLSLSPKLKTITLSYVRLTDDGPLLRIEVPGVLSESEMHDVVAKLSSVSPVGYPVPLLAAHNSVKLRRTTLRRALSLVDIRLRTGREALREAFT, via the coding sequence ATGTCGATATGGGAGGAGGATATTAAGGAGATTGAGAGGGCTTTTGAAACGTTTAAGAAGATTGGGGGTAAGAAGGAGATCTCAAGTAGAGCACTAGATCACTGGATCAAGGTAGAGAACTTGAGTTACGAGGGTAGTTGCGAGTTCGTAGGAGTCGATGGAAGCTTTTTAGTTAGCCCGTTAACCTTCTCCACCTTCTACCTGGCTAGAGCAATAGCCATAGCTCCTTCCTTGGGAAGTTTTAAAGCATCCAAGTCTGAGGTTCTTGAAAGTACAAACGACGACCAGGTTAGACAGCATGCTGAAGCTGTGATGGCCCGTTTAGAGGTTGAGGTTGCATCAAGAGCTTTAACAGAGTTAACAAGGCGCGGCAAAGAGTTCATGTTGCTTTTTGACGGAAGCGTTTCTTCGCTAATACTTCATCGAGCTATCTTACATAGAAGCCCCATATCTCACTACTCCTACTACATTGCGACCTGTATCTCTAAGGAGTTGTCTGAAGTAGCTGAGGAAGGTTTCGTAGTCTTCGTGGCCAAGAGGAGCAGTAGCTCTATTTATGATGAGGAGCGCCTACCAGACATGATACTCTTTAGCTCAATGCCCCGAGGCTACAGCAAGCCAAGAGTAGTAAGTCTCTCAGGGTTCTACAACGTACCTGAGGAGGAGCTTAATGGGCTGTCTCTTAGCCCTAAGCTTAAGACCATAACGTTATCCTATGTGAGGCTGACAGATGATGGTCCTTTGCTGAGGATAGAAGTACCTGGAGTGCTCTCAGAAAGCGAGATGCATGACGTAGTAGCTAAGTTGAGTAGCGTATCGCCAGTTGGTTATCCGGTCCCCCTTCTCGCTGCTCACAATAGCGTAAAGTTGAGGAGGACAACTTTGAGGAGAGCCTTATCGCTCGTAGATATCAGGCTTCGGACTGGAAGGGAGGCTTTAAGGGAGGCTTTTACGTGA